The following proteins are encoded in a genomic region of Anguilla anguilla isolate fAngAng1 chromosome 15, fAngAng1.pri, whole genome shotgun sequence:
- the LOC118214381 gene encoding terminal nucleotidyltransferase 5C, whose protein sequence is MAEATSSSGCESCSVLNWDQVSRLNEVLTEAVPVHGRGNFPTLEVRLKDIVQMVRNQLEHRGIKVKDVRLNGSTASHVLVQDNGWSYKDLDVIFRVDLPHEAEFQIIKDVVLGTLLDFLPEGVNKEKITPMTLKEAYVQKLVKVYTDSDRWSLISLSNNNGRNVELKFVDSIRRQFEFSVDSFQIILDTLLSYYEVSENPMTQHFHPTVVGESVYGDFGASLDHLKNKLIATKRPEEIRGGGLLKYCNLLVRDFKPTDEEEFKALERYMCSRFFIDFPDIREQQRKLESYLQSHFIGEENSKYDYLMILRRVVNESTVCLMGHERRQTLSLISLTAFRVLAEQNAIPDASSVTCYYQPAPYVRDPNFSNYYVASCNQSIPTWLPCN, encoded by the coding sequence ATGGCAGAAGCTACCAGCAGTAGTGGCTGTGAGTCCTGCAGTGTGTTGAACTGGGATCAGGTGAGTCGTCTGAACGAGGTCCTTACCGAGGCTGTACCGGTTCACGGTCGAGGGAACTTCCCCACCTTGGAGGTGCGTCTGAAAGACATTGTGCAGATGGTCCGAAATCAGCTGGAGCATAGAGGAATAAAAGTCAAAGATGTTCGCTTGAATGGCTCCACTGCCAGCCACGTGCTGGTGCAGGACAATGGGTGGAGTTACAAGGACCTGGATGTCATTTTCAGGGTTGACCTCCCTCATGAAGCAGAGTTTCAGATCATCAAGGATGTGGTTTTAGGCACCCTCTTGGACTTTCTGCCAGAAGGGGTGAACAAGGAGAAGATCACCCCCATGACCCTGAAAGAGGCTTATGTGCAGAAACTGGTGAAGGTCTACACAGATTCGGACAGGTGGAGCCTGATCTCTCTCTCGAACAACAACGGCCGCAACGTGGAGCTGAAGTTCGTGGACTCCATCCGCCGGCAGTTCGAGTTCAGCGTGGACTCGTTCCAGATCATCCTGGACACTCTGCTCTCCTACTACGAGGTTTCCGAAAACCCCATGACCCAGCACTTCCACCCCACCGTGGTCGGGGAGAGCGTGTACGGGGACTTCGGCGCGTCCCTCGACCACCTCAAGAACAAACTGATCGCCACCAAGAGGCCGGAGGAGATCCGCGGCGGCGGCCTGCTGAAGTACTGCAACCTCCTGGTGAGGGACTTCAAGCCCACGGACGAGGAGGAGTTCAAGGCCCTGGAGCGCTACATGTGCTCGCGCTTCTTCATCGACTTCCCCGACATCCGCGAGCAGCAGCGGAAGCTGGAGTCCTACCTCCAGAGCCACTTCATCGGCGAGGAGAACAGCAAGTACGACTACCTCATGATCCTGCGCCGGGTGGTCAACGAGAGTACGGTGTGCCTGATGGGACACGAGAGGCGGCAGACGCTCAGCCTCATCTCGCTGACGGCCTTCAGGGTGCTGGCGGAGCAGAACGCCATTCCAGACGCCTCCAGTGTCACCTGCTATTACCAACCAGCCCCGTACGTCAGAGACCCCAATTTCAGTAACTACTACGTGGCCTCATGCAACCAGTCAATTCCAACATGGCTGCCTTGTAACTGA